The following proteins come from a genomic window of Halorussus halophilus:
- a CDS encoding MarR family transcriptional regulator translates to MSQSEREELDDLPPSAKLVFKVLEYQGSLTQKQIVEESMLSARTVRYALERLEELGVVEEDVYFADARQNLYEIDAPLETEAECADPQKCAE, encoded by the coding sequence GTGTCTCAGTCCGAGCGTGAGGAACTAGACGACCTCCCACCGAGCGCGAAACTCGTCTTCAAGGTCCTCGAATATCAAGGCTCGCTCACCCAGAAACAGATCGTCGAGGAGTCGATGCTGTCGGCTCGAACCGTCCGCTACGCCCTCGAACGCCTCGAAGAACTCGGCGTCGTCGAGGAAGACGTCTACTTCGCGGACGCACGTCAGAACCTCTACGAAATCGACGCGCCTCTCGAAACGGAAGCTGAGTGTGCGGACCCGCAGAAGTGCGCCGAGTGA
- a CDS encoding EMC6-like membrane protein codes for MATEQVSERRSSHLRGITVTAVSTLAGVAAAVASSSVLGMTAKDQLGLGIVGAFVLLQMPLLQGLGIDVNDFSVKDYLYVVFMTFSLWFVTWTILLTNNVTF; via the coding sequence ATGGCTACCGAACAGGTATCAGAACGACGCTCCTCGCACCTTCGCGGGATTACGGTGACGGCGGTCTCCACGCTCGCTGGCGTGGCCGCGGCAGTTGCGTCCTCGTCAGTCCTCGGGATGACGGCGAAGGACCAACTCGGCTTGGGTATCGTGGGCGCGTTCGTTCTGCTTCAGATGCCGCTGTTACAGGGGCTCGGAATCGACGTAAACGACTTCTCGGTGAAGGACTATCTCTACGTCGTCTTCATGACGTTCTCGCTGTGGTTCGTCACGTGGACGATTCTGCTGACTAACAACGTCACCTTCTAA
- a CDS encoding TrmB family transcriptional regulator, translating into MSAHDAISALKELGLSNYEARVFVALQQLGTATAQEVSQVSDVPRSQVYGTADDLASRGFLEMVESSPKRYRAVSLSTARKQLQSRIERQQERAFDNLESLQHEHADHASESDVSTLHGQHGIDERLVELVRSAEERVVLVVGDSSLLSETAETVLKEKAEAGVSVVVVTEDSEVEKRFADDVVQVVVASRERTGGFTGRTLLVDDSTVLLSVLTDGDDPEPFEETALWTADTRIGHILAQFVHAGMQSGFGEQY; encoded by the coding sequence ATGAGTGCGCACGACGCGATTTCGGCGTTGAAGGAACTCGGCCTCTCGAACTACGAGGCGCGGGTGTTCGTCGCACTCCAGCAACTCGGAACCGCGACGGCCCAAGAAGTGAGTCAGGTGTCGGACGTGCCGCGCTCGCAGGTGTACGGCACGGCCGACGACTTGGCGAGCAGAGGCTTTCTCGAAATGGTCGAGTCCTCGCCGAAGCGCTACCGCGCGGTGAGTCTCTCGACGGCGCGCAAACAACTCCAGTCGCGCATCGAGCGCCAGCAGGAACGCGCGTTCGACAACCTCGAATCGCTCCAGCACGAACACGCAGACCACGCCAGCGAGAGCGACGTCTCGACGCTCCACGGCCAACACGGCATCGACGAGCGACTCGTGGAACTGGTCCGGAGCGCCGAGGAGCGCGTCGTGTTGGTCGTCGGCGATAGCTCGTTGCTCTCCGAGACGGCCGAAACCGTCCTCAAGGAGAAAGCCGAGGCTGGCGTCTCCGTCGTCGTCGTCACCGAAGACTCCGAAGTCGAGAAGCGGTTCGCGGACGACGTCGTGCAGGTCGTCGTGGCGAGTCGCGAGCGAACGGGCGGGTTCACCGGGCGAACGCTGCTCGTAGACGACTCGACGGTCCTGCTGTCGGTGCTGACCGACGGCGACGACCCCGAACCGTTCGAGGAAACTGCGCTCTGGACCGCCGACACTCGCATCGGCCACATCCTCGCGCAGTTCGTCCACGCGGGGATGCAGTCGGGATTCGGCGAGCAGTACTGA